The Atribacter laminatus genome contains the following window.
ATTTCTCTTTTCTTTTTTTTAAAATGAGAACAATGATCTAGATTAAAAGCGTTATCTGGTTTGACCTATCCAACATTTGAAAGAACAGCGACATGGACTACATTTTTATCTGTATATTTAAGAATCAATTCTTTGGTAATCTGGTTATTCAAAGGCAATGAAAAAGAAGAAAGACATAATCACCAGGAGGAGGAAATCATGAATTGTCAAGATATTGAAAAAATTGGAAAGATTCAAAGCGATCGAAAAACTGCCAATGAATTTTATTCAAAAAATTCAGAAGTGTATCGGTCATTTGTAAGCATGGAAAGAAAAACCTATTCGAATGGAGAACTGGAAAAAAGGTACAAAGAGATGATCGCTATTGGGATTTCGATCATCATTAACTGCGAATCGTGCCTGGAGTGGCATATCAAAGAAGCTTTGCGGTCTGGAGCATCGGAAAAACAGATCATTGAAGCCATTGAAGTCGGAATCGAGATGGGTGGAGGACCAGCAACAGTTTCTGCCCGATTTGCCATGAAGGTTTTGAAGTATTACCAGCAGAAAGCATAATTTTATGATGATTTAAAATAGTTATCAAGGAATTTTTCAAAAAG
Protein-coding sequences here:
- a CDS encoding carboxymuconolactone decarboxylase family protein — its product is MNCQDIEKIGKIQSDRKTANEFYSKNSEVYRSFVSMERKTYSNGELEKRYKEMIAIGISIIINCESCLEWHIKEALRSGASEKQIIEAIEVGIEMGGGPATVSARFAMKVLKYYQQKA